The nucleotide window NNNNNNNNNNNNNNNNNNNNNNNNNNNNNNNNNNNNNNNNNNNNNNNNNNNNNNNNNNNNNNNNNNNNNNNNNNNNNNNNNNNNNNNNNNNNNNNNNNNNNNNNNNNNNNNNNNNNNNNNNNNNNNNNNNNNNNNNNNNNNNNNNNNNNNNNNNNNNNNNNNNNNNNNNNNNNNNNNNNNNNNNNNNNNNNNNNNNNNNNNNNNNNNNNNNNNNNNNNNNNNNNNNNNNNNNNNNNNNNNNNNNNNNNNNNNNNNNNNNNNNaaattcaatgcccatcttggatatgctatatctttatcaactgaaaatcttggaagatctataagtttggcttataaatttcacagaaagaatctaatggaacaagacgatgaacctttttcaattacatatgcaataaattatgctttaacaaacagccatcatagtataatatttaaaaacaaagaaagaatttatgttgatgaattatttcagaaaattgtaaaaacagaaataccaaaatataaagctattgaaaacccagttcttttactaaaagaaccatcaggaaagttagtttcatcgaattttcaaataagagaatctaaaattaatagccctttaagtttatccaagttaaagattaaagaagaaaattctgaaataaaagaattaacaaaaaaggtcgaaaaattaaatgaaaccctaaacattaaattatgacaataaataaagaaaaaatatatgtaacttatcaagacaagaaacaagagctctttgaaagaaaaaatcggttgaattatttacagttttctgaaataaatcaaagagcatttgaagctctaaaaataatttatgacaagttaaaaagagaagtcgaagagctagaaaaattaatagaatctctagaaaatagtgatgaatcgatgatagaatttgcagaaattctaagataaataatgaagcatacaaagattgaaagaccagaaaataaaataaaaaggaaaggggcgaaaaaattaaaaagtaaaataaaggagtataaaagggaattaaataatcttcagatTGAAATTGAggaccttataataaaaatgatagaaataagaataaatataaacaagttggatttaaacttaaaaaatttataaatgcctggaaaaccatattatgacttaaaagaattaaagctgttaaaagaaaaaatggaaaatgaagttgaaaaattaaaaagatatttagaaacaacagaaagtgtagaaataaaataagtttttgaggatttaagaaattatattaaagaaaaagacaaatagataaaagattttatatacaataatccatgaaaaaagaatattataaactaaaacaagattgaaaaatcAGAATTATAAATACTAGTAATACggtcaatactttttattatgaattggCAAATTATTCGAGGAGTtaatagaaatttcgaaaaagaaattaaaagaaaagacgactttaaaaattggtatcagaaccaagttaacgattaagggtaacactttttctttaagcaacacttttaatGACACGTTTTTTTAgcaaaaaaagacaaaaatatgtACAGACACATCTGTACACTAAATGACCCCATACAGTTAGCTTATTAATTTTGGTCAAACCAAGTTGATCCCGACTAACTTGCAAATCTTTATTGcgaaaaattaattgaatatctttaaattataaattttataacatttcTTAATTACCATggtcttatattttatttatttatttatttatttttgcctTTTTAGCATATGTATGTGGATATCTATATATTCTTATTTAAAACATTAAATGTAATTTGACTAAGAGactagtaataataataatttatcgaTGATAGTAAATGCATATCAATCTTTCTAGAAAGGTGCGTGCAAACAACCATGTAATCACGAGTGAGGCAAATGTCCTCCATGcaaaataggaaaaagaaaattcaataataaattgCTATAGCGACATGCATGATCCATATAACCTTTGACAAAAAACAcagcaaaacaaaacaaaaacaaaaccgGAGTGTGTGTTGTGTTGTGGCTTGTGACAGTTCAGAGAaacagaaaagagaagaaagaaacagggaaaaaatatttgaaaaaaaaaaaagacaaagaaaaagaaaaagaaaagagaatcaCACAGCAAAGCAGGCAACCAAGTTAGCAGTTCAGCATTGCACTAGGAAACCaaaatcaaattctttttccttttttttattaatttcaccGCCACAATAAATCatcaaagaataataaattataatcacTTCATAAATAAACTAATTTGAGTAAAATACATCTTAAATATACAGTAAATTAATATTGTTTGGACAGATTATGAGtgtaataagaaataaaaaacaaaatattattgatatattaaaattaattattaaaataaattattatatatttataatttaatttatttttaatatatattttattttaatcaattaatttttgataattaattttaataaaatataattaaataaaaaattccataataataataaaaatatacttttaatatattaataatataaaaaaatgagtaaagtatcatttttgtccccaaagTTTGGGGTAAATtccaaagttgtccctaacatttcaatcgtcctatttaagtccctaacgtttcaaaattgacttaATGCTGTCCTGCCGTTaaggatccgttaacagaattgacggcgggacaaaattgagacgattttaaaacgtttGGGACTTAGATAGGACAAAACATTAgggataaaaataatacataaaaataaattttaatttaattttatcttttaataatattatttttttactgtacatagtattcaattatttttttttatttagataaaaaataattaaatcttatgtatagtaaaaaattaatattattgaaggataaaattaaaatttatttttatgtatcatttttgtccccaacattttcgtcctatttaaatctctaacattttaaaattaccTCAATTTTGTTCTgctgtcaattctgttaacagatctatttagttataaatttttttataattattcatgttattaacataaaaaaataattactttgaCTAAGGTGACAAGACCAAATTAAATGTACGtatttaaatgtaaaaattaaattctaatgaTAATAACAAGACCAAATTGAATGCGTGTACTAAAACGCATTTAAACTAAATTctaatgatgataataataataataacaataatgataATCATTCAAATAACACACtataaaaacacacaagaacACCGATGACCGAACACAAATATAAACGAAAGACACTCTCTCACTAACACCATTTCCGACGGAACAAAAGAAtcgtcgttcttcttcttcttgttgttgctgCCGCTGCTGCCATGGCTTCCTCGAGAGTGGATCTAGATGGGAACCCAATAAAGCCCATAACGATTTGCATGATCGGTGCCGGAGGTTTCATAGGCTCCCACCTCTGCGAGAAGCTCATGACGGAGACGCCGCACACGGTGCTCGCTTTGGACGTTTACAACGACAAGATCAAGCACCTCTTGGAGCCTGAAACCAATCCATGGCATGGTAGAATCAACTTCCACCGCCTCAACATCAAGCACGATTCGAGGCTCGAAGGTCTTATCAAAATGGCAGATCTGGTTCGTTCTTATACCCATTTCATTTCTTCATTGaagaaatatagaaataaacaaaagcttattttttatgtattggGTATCTTTATTTGTTCTAAAAAATCCCTTTTTCCCCCTTTTCAGACGATTAATTTGGCTGCTATATGCACTCCTGCGGATTACAACACGCGCCCTCTGGACACCATTTATAGCAACTTCATCGATGCACTACCAGTGGTACGTTTTTATGTGTTTTGATGTGATGTTTGAATCAAAGGTTGAATTTTTCTGGTTGTTACTTTGATGGGGTTGGGAGAGTTTGATTGATTGAAGTAAAGTGGTGATATGTGATGGGTTTGGGAGAATTTGATTGATTGATACGGATATGTTCATTGTTATAGTGTCAATCAAATGATTgatgttttttatgttttgattttTCAGGTGAAGTACTGTTCTGAAAACAACAAGCGTCTCATTCATTTTTCGACCTGTGAAGTGTATGGGAAAACCATTGGGAGCTTTCTCCCTAAGGATAGCCCGCTTCGTAAGGTGAGCTCTCGTTTTCCTTTGGATTAAGTTGTTGTAGATCTGTGCACGCAAATGatagtttcaattttttttttttacttttttttttgggattttgTCGGTGCTTGTTCCATCCCACACGCCACCATGCATCTACTATATGAATCAGAATCACCATGTTTGATGAAGCTTCCTTTTTCTATAGAAAGGATTTTGGTTGATGATTTAAGAGTTTTAAGCATGCATATGCACCGACATTTGTAAAGGAGTTTTACACGCAGTCATCATCATGTATTCTAGATAGTATACCAAAAACACATGCTTGCATTTTGTTATGACTTTTTTGTCTGTTTCTTTTCTGTTCTTGTGGCTACTTAATTTGCTTTAGAATTAGGAGCAAGGGGGAGATTTTGTTTGATAAGTTTCTTTCTTATAATGAGCTGTGCTAAGTTTTGTTATTTCCATTGTTTTGTTAGGATCCTGCATACTATGTACTTAAAGAAGATGAGTCTCCATGCATTTTTGGTTCCATTGAAAAACAGAGATGGTCTTATGCCTGTGCAAAGCAGTTGATTGAGAGGCTGATTTATGGTGAGTTGATCTCTTTTTTACCAAGCATGATTTATGAAACACTACGGCTTCTTATTATCCTTATGTTGGGATAGGGCTTGGTTGTTATTGTTGCATGCACGTTTATGctgttcttatttttcaatcTTCTCTTTTGTGACATGATTTCATTGACAGCTGAGGGTGCTGAAAATGGTTTGGAGTTCACAATTGTGCGACCTTTTAATTGGATTGGACCACGAATGGATTTCATTCCCGGCATTGATGGTCCAAGTGAAGGTGTTCCTCGTGTTCTGGCATGCTTTAGCAATGTATGAGTACTTCAATATGTACATAGAAATTTCACTAAGCTTATATACATGattcaattttttcattttgctAATATCATTTTTCAATGTTGTGTTCATTCCTTTTGTGCAGAATCTCCTGAGGAAAGAGCCCCTAAAGCTTGTGGATGGTGGTCAATCCCAAAGGACCTTTGTTTATATTAAGGATGCTATTGAAGCTGTCTTGTTGATGATTGTACATTACCATATccaatcttttatttttgggacTCATCATTATTCATGTTACTTGGTCCACTAAATGTGAAATTCTTTTGAACAGGAAAATCCTGCTAGGGCTAATGGACACATCTTTAATGTTGGTAACCCAAACAATGAGGTTACAGTTAGGCAGCTTGGGGAAATGATGGTTAAGGTTaaaggactaagtttcattatTCAGTACTATTATTAGCGGTTTTCGGCATGTTCTTTGGAGTTCATTTTAGACTTCTTTTATCTGCAGGTTTACTCTAAGGTAAGTGGAGATCCACCTTTGGAAAATGCTACAGTTGATGTGAGCTCTAAAGAATTTTATGGTGAGGGATACGATGATAGCGACAAGCGAATTCCAGACATGACCATCATTAACAGACAGCTTGGTAGGTTTCCTAGTTTATCCACTTTGCTTCACTTTCAAGAGTTAATCAGTTTTAGGATCTATTTAATTTCAGAAAATGCTTTTGGGTTTTATGtcctatttttaaaatcaaatacaaattccTAATTTTCAGTCTTTCgtgaagagaaaagagaaacaaGTGAAAACAATAAAGTTCTATTTTCACTCGGCTTAATTCACAGAGTAGTGATAAACACATAAACACAACTCTTTGCTAAACTAATCAAGCTCTTAATTACACTTTAATTTACCTTGTTTTGTGCTGCTATTGCCTCTTTTTAGGATGGAACCCAAAAACCTCACTTTGGGACTTGCTTGAATCCACACTGACCTATCAGCACAGGACCTATGCTGAAGCCATTAAGAAAGTGATTGCTAAACCTGTTGCAAGTTAAAGCTTTACAACATGATCATGGTTACATTGTGAAGAATGTTCAGTCCATCAGAGTGCCTTAACAtcatcatatatatacatatagttTACAATTACATGGTGAATTTCCCCACTTTGGTTTTTTAGCCAACATAGTCCATGATAGCCCCATGTCCCCCTTTGTTGCATGTTTAGGAAATGTAGGAAGATATCAAGGACCAAGAACAAGAgcaaagagagagaggaaaagagaaaaatcaagAGGATATGTTGTTCTATGTAATTTGTGTTTTAGCCTTTTAGGGGTGTGTCAGTGTCTCTTATATATGTTGTCTTTGCAGATTCGGTTGTAATATTTGGTCATGTTTCTTTTAAGTTAAATcgtcattaatttaatttattttttcgatCACATTCTTGGCTAATCTTTCAAACATGCCTTTGAAGCATATCAAGATTTAAGTATATTGGACTAGCAAGTATTTGAAGTTTTAAACGCTGAAAACAAACTGTTTTAAGAAAGCTGAAAATTCagtgaagttgatatttgataATCAGTGGATGATTTGGCATTTGACATGGttgattaaaatattatttaataatttttaattattaatttcatatgGATAATTTTTATAGAGTATATTGTGAGTTTTCACTTTTACAAAATTATTGGATAATTCTTATTAAATTTAGATAGTATATTGAACATACTTAAAAGTAAGGATAATTGTATAACGTGAGAGTGAAAAAGAATGTAcaatctattttaaaaaattaataaaaaataaaatgatatattcttaaaataaatatctaattattcaattattttttttattatattatacattTAAAGGGTTTTTTTCGTATTTATTGTTGGTCtcatctataaaataaatagtaaaagagAGTTTAGAAAATCTAAATCCAACATTGAAATATCATCTTTCTTTTAACGCAAGATATCCAACATTGCAAAGTACTTTGGAATCATCATCATGGAGATGCTAAAATAGTAAAATGtgttgataaatattttttgttgtaagaaaataaataagcaaAAAAAGAATCAAACACGCCTGGTGGGACTCGAACCCACAATCGTCTGATTAGAAGTCAGACGCCTTATCCATTAGGCCACAGGCGCTTGGTGATGATATAAggcaattaatattttaatttaatgttatttaaaaaattgccATATATTTCTTTCCTCGTAAAATTTCAGCCATTCAACTTTGTCCCCACATTTATCCCCTTAATGAAATACTCTCTTAAAATAGTTAACGTGTCAATTTACTAGTAAATGAATGAGAGCCTATTTTGACAACCTTGTTTATATACTTGTATGGTATATCTATCTAACATAAAAGCATAAGTGATATTTATACAAACAAATGGAAAGAGACCAAGCATTATCATTTTGCTATAATGGACACAAGCATTATCCAAAATGCAATTAATAACGGTGGGAGAGGAAGCTATTGAGGTATAATAGTGAAGAAGAGGTAAGATGaagatatatattattatgtGTTGTGATGCCTTATAAATCACAATCTTGAATTCTTGATTCCTAACCACTTGGCTCCACCATTTCCAATTCAAAAATTTGTACTCATCCACGGAAATTGACTATGTAACTGCTCATCATGTTTGTATCTTCCCACTATGTATATTCCATTGCATTTGCATTTTTTGCATGCCTTGAATAGAATCAAACGTTGCCATTAGCCACTTGAAAGATGAAATTGACAAGCAAGCAATTATAATCCATTTCAACCGTATGAGCAATAATTAAATGGAATTCGTAGCTTCCAACTCATTATTGTAGCTATTTTAGAAAAGATGAACAAGGTGTGTCCATGTACTACATTTTGTAGCTAACTTTATTGTCATTCTAACATTAGAGGGGCATGCCATCTCTTCATTGTAGATATGCACttttggagaagagaaaggacaaccaattgaaacaaaaattaaaatataatatatcatataatatttcacatttatattttttatttattttcttttaaagtttgaaaaatcttgtatatatttatatattgagTTCTTTGGTAACTTAAGAAAGAATGACTAAGGCTCAGTTTGgataaacaacttaattaagtttttttttgaaaaaataacttaaacaataaatgattatattaaaagtagcttataaataatttattttgggtttggatttttagttttaagaatgcttattttataaaaatatagtaaaaagtagtagtattaggagagaaatcatttttttaacttttctatAAACTCATAAATAGTTTCTTAAAAAGTcgcaatttgattttgaaaattgcaccagacattaatactactacttttcataagtcaaaaactaaaaaaaaattacttttgaaGCTTCCCAAACAGGTCCTAAATGTGACTAAGTTTTGACTCTCCAATAGAATATTGACACACGACATATAGAGAATCTTCCAAAAGGAGTGCACATGGGAGGAGAGAAATGGTGATGCGTCATTTCTTATGAAAGGAGGTTTTATTTTTTGAACGAAAAAGCTCAACACTACAATGGAGCAAAGAATTCAAAAcatgaaaaaaggaaaaacaaattCGATATCATCTTCGGCATAGCTATCAACAACATGGATTATTTACCACACCATTCTGCAGCACATGAGAAGGATTGAGCCACACAATCAATGACTTCTGTAGTCTTACTCTGAAATATAGCCTCATTCTGTCGTAACCAAATATTCTATATAGTTGAGAATAACCCAATTAGTCAAAACTTACGCCTCTCTTTTCTCATCGATATTGATCTCCAACTCTCAAAGTGTTCTATGAAAGGAGGTTTTTTTTTATcgcaaatttaaattttaaaaattttaaattagatttttttaaaaaaaattttggttgcatatgtaattggtcatctatatatttttaaaatattatgtgacaaaaaaaaaataatcactatatatttatataattatatataaatatatattatgtcattcaatttttatatatatttgatcATACTTTTAACATACATTTTATATGAATGATCAATTTTTTGTATGCAAGTAATATAATTAATGTTTTAATTGGACATATTTGTTCTAATTGAATTTCAAACTCAAACTTTTGTCACATGAAGGAAAGAATGACTGCTAATGTTAGATTCAATCCCTATTGGTATATTAAATGAATGAGCTGTCAACCCTTCTTGTTCACTTCAAGGAACAAATTTTCTTCAATAAAAGTAGTAGCCCAAGAATTGAATGTGAAGATTGAAGAGTGATTAATTGGTGAAGTTGGATCTTAGGGTATACTCAAATGCATGATAATGAAGTGTCCTAACTCCTAACTCATATGCCACCTAAACATGGTAGCCACAAAAGAAGGCCCTCCTCACCATAGGCCATAGAATAGGATAATATTGTATATTAATCTTATTTTGTACCTTGAATTAATACATATTCaatctattataaaataaagcTTAGCTATCCACTAAAGATTACAAATAATACATCtataacaagaaaaagaagataaaggaataaaagatagaaagaagAGCGGAGCATGAAAGGGATGGAGAGAGGGGGCACTcactcaaaatcaaatcaaattactACTATCAATGTGTCATTTATTGACAGCGTAATGTTCTTGTTGACCCCTTAACTACGCTCCTCTCTACCCTCTCACATTTGTTCACTCATTCATATATCATCACTAGAATTAATTCTAGAAATTATTCACATTGATTTATTATGCACGAAAgtacatttaattttaatatatcaaatattttttttggatattattATCCCATAAGGTGTTGATATTCACGTTTAGAAAAAGGTATTGATATTTGattaaaataatacttattaaatttgaaattatacATTGAATTTAACATGAATGCTTTGTTAGTATAAACTTAATTAggtgattaattaattatatttgaccACATTAAAGAACAAATtcttataaaacttaaaaatttatgcatatAACATGATTCACTAATgatatccaataaaaaaatattctaagaCTTAAATTCAATattctttaattaaattataaatcactTGTCATCtcaattgattttatttttttattatttttatacacatttaatatataagagagtgagtaaataaatatattagtggTTGTTGATATACTAGTGTTTATAACAGTGATATATCTAAATTAATTtcactaataatataaaaatattttacacttgcaataaaattaaaacccCCATGccaatttgtttattttttgaaaaaagtccACATTGGTTATTTGGCATTAAATAGAGTCATGCAATTGTTATGACAATAATACttagtattttcatttttgtcGTATAAANtaaaatatttaatttaataaatatataaataattatgtttattatttttaattaaatacttattttttttaattcgatTTACTTATACACAATTGATAATAACTaaatgtataaataattattttaatattaaaatttataaaataatttaaaaatataatttttttacttttttattttattttattagatcaATTCTGGAACCTACTATTATTTACTTTGTTTAGAAGAGTCATTCTTTACCTAAGAAAATccgtataaaatattattggaACCTTAATTTACACACAACACAACCGCTACTTGGTGTCGTGATCCCCTCGTCACTTTCAACTTCCACAAAAACTGTTTTGTTTATTCAAAGTTCGCTCCTTTCCTCAATTTCCTCCATTTCTATGAAGTACCCTCTCTTTGTACCATGGTGGGCATGCACTCTTAACACTTCTATGGGTTTTTTTTgagagtttttattttttccctgAGCTGTAAAGAGTAAAGACACATTGTTTGTGTTGTTGGCTTGTTGCCTTCACGTCCctgtttctctctctctccctctcctgtTCTGTGGTGCTCTCTTCCTTCCTTGGCTACCAATATTCTTaactttttgctttttcctttttttttttttataatttggtACTTTGAAGTAAGAAGTAACGGTTAGGGGGGAAAAATGCTGTTGGGTTGGTAGAGTTAgaagaaggaaaggaaaaaagaaagaaaggtttTTGCTTCCTTCAGCCATGGCTCCAGCTGGGAAGCTTTCTGGGTTTCAAAGAGAAGGCGATGAATGGTATTGTTCCTCTCTAAAGtttctatttttgattttgaagttcattttttaataactaGTACTACTGGAATTTATGGCCTTTATGAATTGCATGATCGTGTTGACAATCCTATCATGGGTTGAATTTGCTTTTTGATTTGGTTGTGCGGTGTGGAAATGATGAGAAAATGACATGTTCTGTTCACTACTGATTGTGGAGTCCATGTCATACATTCATTCCTTTTTGTGTGTGTAGTTTTCAAAATAGGTGTTTGATGTGATACTCTGTGGTTTTCTGGTTTTCTTAGGTTCTGCAATGCTGGACTTCCAAGTGATATTGCTGTTTCAATCGATGGAGTCACTTTCCATCTCCATAAGGTACatgctttcctttcctttcctttgagAATTGATCTCTTCTATTCCATTAGTCTCTATCATAGATGAATTGTAACAGCTGTTGTTGTTGAGCccctcttattatttttttttttttgtggttcTGGATTATCCTCATGTTTCTTCACTCTGGTCCAATTCCAATTCCAATCTAATTGGTGTGATCCTGCTTTGTGGCTCATGCTTTTTGCTGTTAATTCGTTCCACCTGTATTGTTTAAGTGCAAAATATGCGTCCCTCTTTAAGTAAAGGAGTCATATTAGGCTCACTAGGGAGATGCAACCTGTTGTGGAGAGCATACTTTTATGTCTTGAAATTTACTATGATATGACATTATGGATCTTCCTATACGAGAAAATAGAAAACCACTTGTGTGTTCCGAAAGTTTCTGGCTCTGTTGTGGTTGGTTTATTTGACATTCTAGGCCTTAGTATTGAGATTCATATAGCATAACTTGAGACAAGGCTTATTTTTATGCCATTTGTAATGTAAAGCAATTTCTTTTGTGCTGTTAAATTGGAGTTTGAGTAACATATACAATGGAACTGCAGTTTCCTCTTATATCGAAATGTAGCAAAATTGCTCGAGCGAATGAAGAGTCCCTGAACAAGGATGGGAAGACTATGAACATGGTGCTGGAAGAATTTCCTGGTGGTCCTGACACTTTCTTAATTGTAGCTAAATTCTGTTATGGCTTCCGTGTAGAACTGTCGGCCAGAAATGTAGTATTGGTCTATTGTGCTGCAGACTATCTTGAAATGACAGATGAATTCGGAGAAGATAACCTGTTGCCGAAATCAGAGTGTTTTTTCCATAAAAACATACTTCGCAACTGGAAAGATTGTATTTTGGCTCTTCAAAATTCCGAGCCTGCTCTACTAAGGGCTGAAAAGCTTCACTTAGTGAGTAAGTGTATGAATGCTCTATCTATGATGGTATGTACAGATCCAAGTTTGTTTGGTTGGCCTATGATGATGTATGGGAGTTTTCAGAGCCCCGGCGGAAGCATTCTGTGGAATGGTATAAATACTGGTGCTAGGATTCGGAGCTCAGAATCTGATTGGTGGTTTGAAGACATCTCTTATCTCAGTGTGAGTTTGTTTGAGAGGCTTATTAACACAATGCGGGCGAGAGGTATTAGGCCTGAAAACCTGGCAGGTGCCATAATGTACTATTCTAGAAAGTACTTGCCAGGGCTGGGTCGGTGGCGTGCCGGACAAGGTGGGAAAACTAGAAGCGTTGCGAGTTTTAGCTTGACACCTGCTACTGTTGATCAGAAGGCTTTGTTGGAAAGAATTGAGAAACTTCTTCCTGAAAAGAAGGGAAGATCCTTTTGTCAATTCCTACTGGGGCTTCTTCGCGTGGCTTTGATATTGAATGTTGATCAAGCATGCATAGATTCTTTAGAGAGGAGAATAGGGATGCAATTGGAACTGGCAACACTAGATAATCTTCTTATTCCTACGTACTCAGATTCTGATACATTATATAATACAGATTGTATTGATCGGATTGTCCACCATTTTGTGTCTAAAGAATCAAATTTAACTGGTTTTTCGCCTTCATCAACTGACCTACAAGAATCACCATCTGAATCGTTGAGGAAAGTTGCAAAGTTGATAGATAGCTATCTTGCAGAAATTGCTTCTGATGTTAACTTAAAACCTGGAAAGATACGCACTCTCGCAGAGGCCCTCCCCCAGCCATCAAGATCATTACATGATGGACTATACAGGGCACTCGACATTTATTTCAAGGTCTGATTCGCGAGCTGCACTTTTAACAAATATGCTTAATTGTAGCCGTAGATTATTAGTCCATCTTTGACAAATGCTTGTGATATTTTGCAGGCGCATCCTTGGCTATCCGATAAAGATAAGGAAGAACTATGCAACATCATTGACTACCAGAAACTCTCGATCCATGCTTGTGCTCATGCATCCCAAAATGATAGGTTACCCCTCAGAGTTGTTCTTCAAGTGTTGTTCTTTGAACAGCTGCATTTGCGAACGGCATTAGCCGGATGTCTCAGTACATTAGATGGTGAAAATCATGAAACTGCTCCGGCAGCTTGTGTTCCTGCAATTGCATTGGGAGAAATGG belongs to Arachis duranensis cultivar V14167 chromosome 8, aradu.V14167.gnm2.J7QH, whole genome shotgun sequence and includes:
- the LOC107461834 gene encoding UDP-D-apiose/UDP-D-xylose synthase 2, with product MASSRVDLDGNPIKPITICMIGAGGFIGSHLCEKLMTETPHTVLALDVYNDKIKHLLEPETNPWHGRINFHRLNIKHDSRLEGLIKMADLTINLAAICTPADYNTRPLDTIYSNFIDALPVVKYCSENNKRLIHFSTCEVYGKTIGSFLPKDSPLRKDPAYYVLKEDESPCIFGSIEKQRWSYACAKQLIERLIYAEGAENGLEFTIVRPFNWIGPRMDFIPGIDGPSEGVPRVLACFSNNLLRKEPLKLVDGGQSQRTFVYIKDAIEAVLLMIENPARANGHIFNVGNPNNEVTVRQLGEMMVKVYSKVSGDPPLENATVDVSSKEFYGEGYDDSDKRIPDMTIINRQLGWNPKTSLWDLLESTLTYQHRTYAEAIKKVIAKPVAS
- the LOC107461831 gene encoding BTB/POZ domain-containing protein At3g44820, whose protein sequence is MAPAGKLSGFQREGDEWFCNAGLPSDIAVSIDGVTFHLHKFPLISKCSKIARANEESLNKDGKTMNMVLEEFPGGPDTFLIVAKFCYGFRVELSARNVVLVYCAADYLEMTDEFGEDNLLPKSECFFHKNILRNWKDCILALQNSEPALLRAEKLHLVSKCMNALSMMVCTDPSLFGWPMMMYGSFQSPGGSILWNGINTGARIRSSESDWWFEDISYLSVSLFERLINTMRARGIRPENLAGAIMYYSRKYLPGLGRWRAGQGGKTRSVASFSLTPATVDQKALLERIEKLLPEKKGRSFCQFLLGLLRVALILNVDQACIDSLERRIGMQLELATLDNLLIPTYSDSDTLYNTDCIDRIVHHFVSKESNLTGFSPSSTDLQESPSESLRKVAKLIDSYLAEIASDVNLKPGKIRTLAEALPQPSRSLHDGLYRALDIYFKAHPWLSDKDKEELCNIIDYQKLSIHACAHASQNDRLPLRVVLQVLFFEQLHLRTALAGCLSTLDGENHETAPAACVPAIALGEMAGEIVQRDGWVTVARENQVLKVDMDKMSSRVGALEEEFSKIKHEMKTTAKPRNSLSSPRFISRKLGCKLIPRLSDAQPESLNRCRSTPRASTEKARLSHRSRHAESVS